In Chanodichthys erythropterus isolate Z2021 chromosome 7, ASM2448905v1, whole genome shotgun sequence, a genomic segment contains:
- the pnp6 gene encoding purine nucleoside phosphorylase 6, whose amino-acid sequence MSTSSECSYSYEEYKETADWLLANTDIRPKVAIICGSGLGGLADLLDNKNVFPYDTIPRFPHSTVQGHKGQLVFGELNGKQCVCMQGRFHFYEGYNVATVTYPVRVFFLLGIETVIVTNAAGGLNTKFKVGDIMLIRDHINMPGFAGQNPLCGHNEERFGVRFPCMSDAYDRDLARLAREAAQDLGCASFLQEGVYCMLAGPSYETIAECRVLQLLGADAVGMSTVPEVVVARHCGMRVLGLSLITNKVVTDYNSKERANHEEVLATTRMRTEDLQKIVSNLVTNM is encoded by the exons ATGTCAACATCCAGCGAATGCAG CTACAGCTATGAGGAGTACAAAGAAACAGCAGACTGGCTGCTTGCTAACACAGACATCAGGCCTAAAGTGGCAATTATCTGTGGTTCAGGACTCGGTGGATTGGCTGACCTGCTGGACAACAAGAATGTGTTTCCTTATGACACAATCCCCCGCTTTCCCCACAGCACAG TGCAAGGACATAAAGGTCAGCTGGTGTTTGGAGAGCTGAATGGGAAGCAGTGTGTTTGCATGCAAGGCCGTTTCCATTTCTATGAGGGCTATAACGTTGCCACG GTCACATATCCAGTAAGAGTGTTTTTCCTTCTCGGGATTGAGACTGTGATCGTGACCAATGCTGCTGGAGGGCTCAATACTAAATTTAAAGTGGGTGACATCATGCTTATCAGAGACCATATCAATATGCCTGGATTTGCTGGCCAAAATCCTTTGTGTGGACACAATGAGGAAAG ATTTGGAGTGCGCTTTCCCTGCATGTCTGATGCTTATGATAGAGACTTGGCACGGTTGGCCAGGGAAGCTGCCCAAGATCTGGGCTGTGCCTCTTTCCTTCAGGAGGGTGTTTACTGCATGTTGGCTGGACCGTCCTATGAGACAATTGCAGAATGCAGGGTTCTACAGCTGCTTGGGGCGGATGCTGTGG GTATGAGTACCGTTCCAGAGGTGGTGGTCGCTCGGCACTGTGGGATGCGTGTGCTTGGACTCTCCCTTATTACCAACAAGGTCGTGACTGACTACAACAGCAAGGAAAGGGCTAATCATGAAGAGGTCCTGGCAACCACCCGTATGCGAACTGAAGACCTGCAAAAGATAGTCAGCAATTTAGTGACAAACATGTAG